The bacterium region GCCGGCGGGAGCTTATCTGATTGAAGGCGTCTCCGGAAAATTGCGCGCGCGTGATCTGATCCTGATTACCGACAGAACGCTCGTTACAAAATCGAGTCGCAAGCAATTGTTGATCTACTTTGCCGATGGATACAGCGGCGCCCCGCAACCGGACGCTCCGGTCAAAGTATGGAGAAAGGTCTACGAAAATTCCCGTTATCGATGGCAGCTACAAAGCGGGGCTACAAACAGGGATGGACTCCTTGTTTTAGAGGTGCCGCCTCTCTACAACACCTCTGAGTTCCTGGTCGTAGCCGCCGCAGGGGCAAGACAGGCCTTTTCCATTGGTTACAGCTACTACAATTCTCCGGAGCGGTTTGATTGGCGGATTTATGCTTTCACGGATCGTCCCGCATACAGGCCCGCTGAGGAAGTTCACTGGAAATTTATTGCCCGCAAATACGACGGCACCAGCTACTCCAACCCATCTAATGAATTAGTAAACTACGAAATCACGGATCCACGGGGCGCAAAAATCAAAGAAGCGGAAGTGAAACTGAACGCTTTTGGCAGTGCCTGGGGCAGCTTTCTCTTATCGGAAACGTCCCCGCTCGGTGAATACCGCGTCACCTTCTACGACAAGGGAAAGTCGCGTCATATCGGGCAGGCTGCGATGTTCCGGCTTGAAGAATACAAACTTCCGGAATTCAAAGTTGCCGTTCAGACTCCGGAAGAGAACGGGAAAAAGAAAACATTTCTAACGGGCGAAAGCGTGCAGGTAAACATTCAGGCGGATTATTACTTTGGCGGCGCGGTTTCGAATGCAACGGTGGAAGTTCTCATTTATCAGAATCCTTTTTATCACTGGTGGCATCCGCCTCATCCTTATCCGTGGTACTACGAGGACATCTATCAATCTCCGCACAGATACTGGTATGGTGGCGGGCAGATTATCAAGCGGGAAACGTTGAAAACGGACACTACTGGAAAGGCGACAGTCACGTTCGATACACCGCGAAACTCCCAGCAGGATTTTGAATACAGAGTGGAGGCCCGCGTTACCGATGCATCGCGAAGAGAGATCACCGCGAATGAAGCGGTGCGCGTCACGCGACAACGCTACTATGTTTACCCGCGTCCCGATCACTACCTCTACAGCCCGCAGGATAAGGTAACGTTTCGCATTCAAACACTCGATGCGAACAGCCAGCTGGTTCCTGCAAAAGGTTCGGTGAAACTCACGCGTGATTACTGGTACGAGATCTGGATCAATCCGGAAGGCAAAGAGATCAGTGGTAAAGAGTTGCAGGAGATCCGTGACAAGATAGGTGTCTTTCCACCCACTCCGCCGGTTCCGGGTCCCGGACAGAAACAATGGACATTGAAATTTCGCGGATATGAGCATGACGAAATCTTCACACGAATCGTAAATACAGATGGAAAAGGAAAAGCAGAACTCACCTTTACTCCCGAAAAAGAAGGCTATTACCGTCTTGCCTGGAAAGATGAAGAGAAAACGCGCCAGCCGGTTACCGCGGAAACAACTGTGTGGGTCGTGACCGGAAAAACAACGGAGCTTGGTTACCGTCCGGGCGGCGTGGAAATCATTGTGGACAAAGATACATTCCGCGCGGGAGAAAAGGCTCCTGTAATGATCGGTGTGCCGTCAAATGACCGGTATGTTCTGTTCTCAACCGAAGCCGAGGATTTTTACAGCTATCAATTGGTTCATGTGACCGGTTCAGTGAAACTTGTGGAGCTTTCCATCGAAGAGATGCACGTTCCAAACTTCTACCTTAGCGCCGCGATGATTGATAACTATCAACTATTTCTGGATACCGAACAGGTGATTGTTCCACCTGTGAACCAATTTCTTGAGGTTCAGGTGAAGCCGGATCAGGATGTTTATCAACCGCAACAATCCGGGACCTTAACTGTGACCACACGCGATGCCAAAGGAATGCCGGTTTCCGCAGAAGTGGCCCTCGGAATGGTGGATGAGTCTGTGTACTACATTCAACAGGATTATGCGGGTGATCCGCGTCAGTTTTATTTCGGGAGCAAGCGGCAGCATGGCGTGCAGACGCAGAGCATGTTTCAGCAGAAAAGTGTTGCGCGCAGACTGGAAGCGAAAGAGCGAGGCACTCGTAGCGATCATGCGCAGTTGTTTAAAGATGAGGGGATCGCTGGGGGGAAAGTAGGCGGTGTCGAAGCTGCCGCTGAACTTTCTGTCATGGATGCAAGGAAGAGCGTGGCAAATGAGCCTGTAGCTTCCCCTGCGGCCCCGCCGCCCGCGCCGGAAGAAGCTCCGGAAGCGGCGGTACAAGTGCGCAGTGATTTTCGCTCCACCGCTTTCTGGCAGCCGGATGTTGTTACGGATGCTGCCGGACAAGCGGTTGTGCGTTTCAAGTATCCGGACTCGTTGACTTCCTGGAAAGCGGTTGCCCGTGTTGCAAGCGCAACGAATCAGTTTGGAATTGCGGATGTTTCCACGCGCACAAGAAAACCGCTGATCGTTCGATTGCAGGCTCCGCGCTTCTTCGTTGTTGGCGACACGGTAACTATTTCCGCTATCCTGAATAACAATACCGACTCTGCGCTGAATGTTGCATCCACATTGAACACCGAAGGGATCCGGATATCGAATTCCAATGCAAATACTACTGTCCCCCGAAACGGTGAACGACGTTTGGATTGGGTTGCACAAATCGAAAAAGCCGGTGTGGCAAAACTTACGGTCATCGCGAAAGGCGGAAGTTATTCCGATGCTATGGAGAAGAATTACACGATTTACGAACATGGCATCGAAAAATTTCTGGCCCGGTCCGGCAAAGTTCGCAGCAATGAAGTGAAGATTTCACTCGATCTCCCCCCGGCGCGGCGCTCCGATGAAATGGTTGTTCAGGTAACGCCAAGCATAGCGGTAACAATGCTGGATGCGCTTCCGTACTTGATTGACTATCCGTACGGTTGCACCGAACAAACCATGAGCCGCTTTCTTCCTTCTGTGATCACAGCGCGGACGATGAAAGATCTGGGACTTCCAGCGGAGCAAGTGTTCGACTTTGGCGGCATTGAAAAAACGTACGCTGAAAAAACTCATCCGGGTGGAAGAAGGAAGCTCGGAAATTTACCGGCCATGACAAAATCGGGCCTTGATCGACTTTATGATTTCCAGCATCAGGATGGCGGATGGGGATGGTGGAAAGAAGGCGAGAGCGATCACTTCATGACCGCTTACGTGGTTTGGGGATTGAGACTTGCCAAACAGGCGGGAGTTGAAGTTCGTTCTAATGTTCTCGACCGCGCAGTCGATTTTTTGCAAAAGGAGCTTGTGGAAGCCGAAGAGCAATACGATCTGCAAGCCTGGATGCTTCATGCTGTGGCGATCGATGGGATGAAGAATGATTTTGAAGAAAAAGCCTTCAACAATCTCTGGGCCAAACGGGAACGGCTGAATGCTTACACCAGGGCGTTGCTTGCGCTGAGCGCGCATGGAATGGGCAGAGCCGAAGATGCACGGATTCTGGTTCGGAATCTTGAAAATGGCGTGAAGATCGATTCGAAACCGGATACTTCTGTTTTGATTGAAGGCGCGTACGATGCATCGGCCATCTCCACGGCTCACTGGGGTGAAGACGGCATCTACTGGCGCTGGTCTGAAGGAGGCGTAGAAGCAACCGCTTTTGCCCTGCGCGCGCTTCTTGCGATCGATCCTTCTAACAAATTAGTAGAGCCGGTCACCAACTGGCTGGTGAAGAATCGCCGGGGCGCGCAATGGAGCAGCACCAGAGACACAGCCATTGTGGTTTTGACTCTGAATGACTATTTGCGAAAATCCGGCGAGCTAAAGACGGATCTTGAATTTGAGCTGGTTGTAAATGGCAGCCGCATCGCCGGCAAAAAGATCACTCCGCGAGACATGTTTCAAGCGCCTAGCGAATTCCGAATCGATGCGAAACTCATCCGCGATCACAATGAAATTGTGATTCGCAGAACTGCGGGAAACGGTCCTCTGTATTTTGCGGCAAATGCCAAATTCTTCAGTCTGGAAGAACCGGTTACAGCTGCAGGAAATGAGATCTTTGTGAGCCGTCAATATTTCAGACTTGTGGGCAAACCAACTTTGCTGAAAGGTTATTTGTATCACCGGGAACCGCTGGCCGATGGCGGAGTTTTGAAGAGCGGCGATCGCGTGGAAGTCGTGGTACGGATTGAAGCCAAGAATAATTACGAGTATCTGGTGTTCGAAGATTTAAAACCTGCCGGACTGGAGGCTGTGGCGATTCGAAGTGGAGAGTCGCTATACGCTCAGGAGCTGAAAGCCGGTAAAGCAGGGGCGAATACAATTTCGCCCCTGCCTGATTCTGGCATCTACACGGGTGATAGTCGCTGGGTGTACCAGGAGCTGCGTGATCGCAAAGTGGCGTTGTTTGTTGACAAGCTGCGAGAAGGGATCTGGGAAATCCGCTATGATTTGCGCGCGGAAGTTCCCGGCAAATTTCATGCTCTGCCACTGCTGGGCTATGCCATGTATGTTCCGGAAATTCGAGCGAATAGCAACGAAGTGCGGATTACAGTGGAGGATTAAGAGCGTAGGCTGGAAGCCTGCGCTCCGTACACGATGCTAGAATCAGTGCTATGGTTCGTAGGTTACTCGAATTGTGTTGCCTGGTTGCTCTCCTTAGCGTCGAATGCCGGAGTCACGAGACCCGAAAGCCACATATTCTTCTGATCCTGATGGATACATTGCGAGCCGATCATCTTGGCTGCTACGGTTACTCGCGGAATACATCCCCTAATATTGATGCAATGGCGCAAAACGGAATTTTTTTCAAGTATGCCTATACGGTTTCTCCATGGACCAACCCCACAATTGCTTCCATATTTACAGGACAATTTCCGCAGGCAATCTTCCCTACCGCCGTACATGAAGAAGCGATCACTCAAGTTCTGCCAAAGGAACTGAACACCACGGCTGAACTACTGAAAGCGAACGGGTATAAGACGATTGCTTTGATAGATCATCCCGGCATTGGTCCAGAGCTGCAATACGATCAGGGTTTTGATGTTTTTGTTAAGCTGTTCGAAAAAGGAAACTTTGGACAATGGAGCCGAACGGATGTGGATTATGTGTTGAAAGAATTCAACGAACAAATGGACGCTGCGCGCGGAAAAAGAGTTTTCCTCTACTTGCATCTGGTCTATCCGCACATGCCCTACAGGCCTCCTCCACCTTACGACACAATGTTCGGCACCGGATTCACGAAGCTTTCACAGGAAGAGAGACAGGGGATTATCAATATGTATGATGGCGAAATCCGCCAGACCGACGATGCCATCGGCAGGATCAACAAGGAGCTTCAGAAAAGAAAATTAACCGATGAAACTTATGTTCTTGTCACGTCCGATCATGGGGAAGCCTTTTGGGAGCATGGCCGTTTTACGCACGGAAATTCGTATTTCGATGAAGTTCTTCGAATAGCCCTCGTCATCACCGGACCCCGCAACGCTGTAAAACCGGCGCAGATCTCTGAGCCGGTCAGCAACATCGACATCTTTCCTACAATTTTGCATCTGGCTTCAGTGGAGCCTCCGCAAGGAACTCCAGGAAAAAGTTTGTTGCGTTACGCGACAGATTCTTCGCGCGCGCCTGAGCCGGGATTCATTTTTAGCGAAAATGCAAGTTCAAAAGATATTCATTCCACCGCTTGTTTGCGTCAGAACAGAAAATACGTTCACGAGCCAGGCGTTCCAAACAATCCACATCTCCTCTATGATCTTTCCAGGGATCCCGAAGAAAAGCGCAATCTCGCTGCGGAGGGAGTCCTTTACTCAGATTTGCAGAAGCGCATGCTGGAGCATCTCCAGGAGAATAAGAACCGGAGATCCAGGCTTAGCGTGAAGAGTGTAGAGCCGGACGATGAAACGAAAGAGCGTCTGCGAGCGCTCGGATACGTCGATGAAAATTAGACTCCTCGACCTGGTGGTTTGTCCGGATTGCAAAGAGCCACTGCAGGTTCGGCCAGGCGCGGAATCAGGAGAGGAAATTCTAGAAGGCTCTCTTCACTGCCCCCGCGGACACAGTTACCCGATCGTCAATGGAATCCCGAGATTTGTTCCGGCCGAATTCTATGCGGAGAGTTTCGGTTTTCAATGGAATCGTTTTTCAAAGGTTCAACTGGATGTGTTTAATGACACAAGGGAATCAGAAGAGACATTCCTGGAAAAAACAAATTTCGATGTGACCGGATTGCCGGGCAAACTGGTGTTGGACGCCGGCACCGGCGCGGGGCGTTTCGCGGATGTTGTTTCCAGAATGCAAGCTGAGGTAGTCGGTGTGGATTTATCCACTGCCGTGGAAGCCGCATATTCCAATCTTGGAGATCGACCGAATGCTCACTTTGTGCAGGCAGATATTTTCCGGCTTCCTTTCAGAGAAAAAATATTCGACCGGATTTTCTCCATTGGAGTTTTGCATCACACGCCGGATACGCGAAAAGCATTTCACTCGTTGGTTCCGCTTTTAAAGCCCGAAGGAGAAATCGCAATCTGGGTGTACAGCTGTCACTCGGAGCTGAGAAAAATCAGCGACACTTTGCGAAAAGGGACCGTAAGAATGCCGCGAAAACTACTTTTTTACGCGTCTACGATAGCGATACCACTGTATTATTTAAAACCTCTTCGTCTTGTTTTTCAGGGAATATTTCGGCTGTGCATGCACAAAAACTGGCGATGGCGCTGGCTGGATACCTTTGATTATTTCAGTCCGAAATATCAGTGGAAACATACTTATCCTGAAGTTTTCTCCTGGTTTCGGGAAGCAGGCTTGTCAGAAATCACGCCGCTTCCCGCGGCCGTATCGATGAAAGGCAAAGCCGGTTTGTAACGCTGGCTTCCAGCCGGCCAGATCTCGCAGATCTCGGAGTGTTTTGCCGGCCGGAGGCTGGCGCTGGAGTTTCTACATTTGCTTCCGTATTTACGAGGAGAATGATTTTTCTAAGACGAACCATGCCGGCAGAATGCCGGCGATCATTTATGCCAGCCTGGAGGCTGGCGCTCATCTACCGGCATCAAAGATGAGCGCCGCCATTCTGGCGGCATTGATGTCCGCCGGCTTTTAGCCGGCGCTGCCGGCCGGAGGCCGGCGTTACAAATCGCAATCGAGAGTCGGTGCTAAAGTGACAACCGGAAACCGAAACGAAATAAGCGGCCTGCGAGCGCTTCTTCTACTCTATTAAATGTACTGGACGTAACGAGACGATCCCGCTGGAGAACCGTGTTCGCATTGGTGACGTTAAACACGTCGCCCATGAATGTGATCCTGCCCAATTGCCGCATTCCCAAACTCTTTTCGAATCTCAAATCGAGAGTCAACAGATTGTCATACCGTCTGCTGCCGACCGGTTCCAGAAGAATCAGATGATTGGGCGACCCTGTAAATAAGATTAGATTGTCGGACCGAACCGATCCAAACAGTACATGCGGATAGCCTTGTTGATAGCGTAGAAAAGCGGCGATCTGAGAAGACCACGGTAGTTCATAAACGCCACTGATTTTCAACTGCCATTCCGAAAAAGGATAGATCCCGGTCTTACCGCTACCTCCGGTGGAATAGGCGTATGTTTGGTCCGCGAGAAAGGGGATGTTTGTTGGATCAAAAGGTAGAACTGAACCTGAAAGTCCACCATCTCGTAGAATGAATCCCAATGCGCTGTCCAATTCGTAATTTGCTTTCTGTTTTTGCAGAGCTAGCCCGCCCCGCAATTGAAACCGGTCTTTCCATTCTTTTCGAACAAGAAAGTCGACTCCGTTATAAACCTGTTCGTATCCCTGGATGTTGGTGAGAATGGTGGAACCGTCATGTTGGAAAGGAAGGTCATGATAGGGAACATTGAATTCGCCGAGTGGAGTATCCGCATGAAATACACCTGCAGGAATGAAATCATCCGAAGTGATGCCCTGAGGCAGCACTGCGGGCAGGTTGCCGTAAGTTCGATGAGAATATAGAACTTCAACCGAAATATCTTCTGTGATTTCGCGTTCGATGCCCGCAAGCCATTCGGTTGTATGGGGATTTACCAGATCGATCTCAGGCCCACCGTAACTCGGGCCGTCAATGATGGTGTGGTTATTTCCGTACAGGTAGCAACACAGTGTGATTTCGTCGCGTGTGATGGAGCGGTCCCCGTTTCTGTTTTCGTATCCAAAAATCAAACCACTTGCTGTCAGCGCTGGATTTGCATAGTTCAGAAAGGAAGCTCCAAAAGCGTCGTAATAACGCGCGAAATTTCCTCTGAGCAGTGTCTTTCCGTTGCCATTGAGATCATAAACAATGCCCAATCTCGGGGAGAAATCATCAAAGCGTATGCCGGGCTTGTTCCCTGCGAATTGAATCACGGGTCCTAGAAAATCCTCAAACCCTGATACTGTGGGGATGTCGGATGCCAGATTCTTTCCCGTTTGATGATCAAGGTGAAATCCAACGGTGGCTACAAAGCGATGGAACTTCAATGTATCGGAGGCGTACAAGCTGGTCCGGTCGATTTGACCACGGCCGTTGAGCGGTCGCTGAATTTTGGCATATCCTTCCGTTAATGGACCACCGTGAGTTGTTTGAAGATAGTCTACGAGAAGCACACCATTTCCGTAACTGCTGTAAGAGTGAAAGTCAAACTTCCTGTATTCAAATCCGAATTTAAATTCATGATCACCTTTCCATTTTTCTTTGAATACAGAGGCGTCTGCGTGAAACAAATTGGATCTACGATCGATAGGATCAGAATAATAAAAGTTGTCTTCATAGCGGCGAATCTTTTCGAGGTAGATGATCGGGACCACATTGCCACCGCCAGGCACAAGGGAAAATCCGTTCCCAATGTAAGAAAAGCGCGTTGTCAGAAGAAAGTCCGCACTCGGCGTCCAGAGATGCTGTCCCATCCAGAATCCCGGCAAAATGGTGTCGGTATTTTCCTGTTTC contains the following coding sequences:
- a CDS encoding sulfatase-like hydrolase/transferase; this translates as MVRRLLELCCLVALLSVECRSHETRKPHILLILMDTLRADHLGCYGYSRNTSPNIDAMAQNGIFFKYAYTVSPWTNPTIASIFTGQFPQAIFPTAVHEEAITQVLPKELNTTAELLKANGYKTIALIDHPGIGPELQYDQGFDVFVKLFEKGNFGQWSRTDVDYVLKEFNEQMDAARGKRVFLYLHLVYPHMPYRPPPPYDTMFGTGFTKLSQEERQGIINMYDGEIRQTDDAIGRINKELQKRKLTDETYVLVTSDHGEAFWEHGRFTHGNSYFDEVLRIALVITGPRNAVKPAQISEPVSNIDIFPTILHLASVEPPQGTPGKSLLRYATDSSRAPEPGFIFSENASSKDIHSTACLRQNRKYVHEPGVPNNPHLLYDLSRDPEEKRNLAAEGVLYSDLQKRMLEHLQENKNRRSRLSVKSVEPDDETKERLRALGYVDEN
- a CDS encoding MG2 domain-containing protein; this translates as MNIQKVAIIIISVLLALTGVVAQQPEYSRLKAEAEQHYKEGSYALALELYRKAHELELPEEEARWVVFRIADATWRAQAATQTSDPTVFDQARARLLELAQKEAKDRIVAEASESLGDFFWTRRDSRDWGQGWSHYQQALNWWAGSEEVEFARERYLKIVRTIASPPAPDPYYYYGYHGYVLPLEILDNALKISTTENDRAFFHYLIAMTLRGQGDPQDRASEEFELALKAGKKTDWYDDALFHYAQKLEQISEFPRALSLYRRITTEFAKGETRYFDQAQNQIKNITNPSLNISVSNLFVPESEVSFYLSTRNVKTIQFSLFRVDLLRDLEMSTDAGWISQINTSQAQTVKTWTKQTGDQGDHKQKGEAIQIEEKLPAGAYLIEGVSGKLRARDLILITDRTLVTKSSRKQLLIYFADGYSGAPQPDAPVKVWRKVYENSRYRWQLQSGATNRDGLLVLEVPPLYNTSEFLVVAAAGARQAFSIGYSYYNSPERFDWRIYAFTDRPAYRPAEEVHWKFIARKYDGTSYSNPSNELVNYEITDPRGAKIKEAEVKLNAFGSAWGSFLLSETSPLGEYRVTFYDKGKSRHIGQAAMFRLEEYKLPEFKVAVQTPEENGKKKTFLTGESVQVNIQADYYFGGAVSNATVEVLIYQNPFYHWWHPPHPYPWYYEDIYQSPHRYWYGGGQIIKRETLKTDTTGKATVTFDTPRNSQQDFEYRVEARVTDASRREITANEAVRVTRQRYYVYPRPDHYLYSPQDKVTFRIQTLDANSQLVPAKGSVKLTRDYWYEIWINPEGKEISGKELQEIRDKIGVFPPTPPVPGPGQKQWTLKFRGYEHDEIFTRIVNTDGKGKAELTFTPEKEGYYRLAWKDEEKTRQPVTAETTVWVVTGKTTELGYRPGGVEIIVDKDTFRAGEKAPVMIGVPSNDRYVLFSTEAEDFYSYQLVHVTGSVKLVELSIEEMHVPNFYLSAAMIDNYQLFLDTEQVIVPPVNQFLEVQVKPDQDVYQPQQSGTLTVTTRDAKGMPVSAEVALGMVDESVYYIQQDYAGDPRQFYFGSKRQHGVQTQSMFQQKSVARRLEAKERGTRSDHAQLFKDEGIAGGKVGGVEAAAELSVMDARKSVANEPVASPAAPPPAPEEAPEAAVQVRSDFRSTAFWQPDVVTDAAGQAVVRFKYPDSLTSWKAVARVASATNQFGIADVSTRTRKPLIVRLQAPRFFVVGDTVTISAILNNNTDSALNVASTLNTEGIRISNSNANTTVPRNGERRLDWVAQIEKAGVAKLTVIAKGGSYSDAMEKNYTIYEHGIEKFLARSGKVRSNEVKISLDLPPARRSDEMVVQVTPSIAVTMLDALPYLIDYPYGCTEQTMSRFLPSVITARTMKDLGLPAEQVFDFGGIEKTYAEKTHPGGRRKLGNLPAMTKSGLDRLYDFQHQDGGWGWWKEGESDHFMTAYVVWGLRLAKQAGVEVRSNVLDRAVDFLQKELVEAEEQYDLQAWMLHAVAIDGMKNDFEEKAFNNLWAKRERLNAYTRALLALSAHGMGRAEDARILVRNLENGVKIDSKPDTSVLIEGAYDASAISTAHWGEDGIYWRWSEGGVEATAFALRALLAIDPSNKLVEPVTNWLVKNRRGAQWSSTRDTAIVVLTLNDYLRKSGELKTDLEFELVVNGSRIAGKKITPRDMFQAPSEFRIDAKLIRDHNEIVIRRTAGNGPLYFAANAKFFSLEEPVTAAGNEIFVSRQYFRLVGKPTLLKGYLYHREPLADGGVLKSGDRVEVVVRIEAKNNYEYLVFEDLKPAGLEAVAIRSGESLYAQELKAGKAGANTISPLPDSGIYTGDSRWVYQELRDRKVALFVDKLREGIWEIRYDLRAEVPGKFHALPLLGYAMYVPEIRANSNEVRITVED
- a CDS encoding methyltransferase domain-containing protein; this translates as MKIRLLDLVVCPDCKEPLQVRPGAESGEEILEGSLHCPRGHSYPIVNGIPRFVPAEFYAESFGFQWNRFSKVQLDVFNDTRESEETFLEKTNFDVTGLPGKLVLDAGTGAGRFADVVSRMQAEVVGVDLSTAVEAAYSNLGDRPNAHFVQADIFRLPFREKIFDRIFSIGVLHHTPDTRKAFHSLVPLLKPEGEIAIWVYSCHSELRKISDTLRKGTVRMPRKLLFYASTIAIPLYYLKPLRLVFQGIFRLCMHKNWRWRWLDTFDYFSPKYQWKHTYPEVFSWFREAGLSEITPLPAAVSMKGKAGL